Proteins encoded together in one Anopheles darlingi chromosome 3, idAnoDarlMG_H_01, whole genome shotgun sequence window:
- the LOC125954059 gene encoding CD109 antigen-like: protein MSFLCRTAIFSFLTLISVSQAVLIVGPKSFRAKGDYTIVIHNFYKGANKVDLLLCLEGRDEDENVLWNITKSTDVRKNTNKLVSFKIPDHVPPGNYKLTIDGQNGFEFQSEAELIFLNQTIAALIQFSKPAYKPGDSVEFRVIVLDPDLKSPPEETMVNVTVKDSIGNIIGKWSDEPLSSGVFDGQMDLATSPLPGTYNIEVEANDKKLVSKSFEVKEYVLSTFDVNVYPTTVPLEEHQALNLTIEASYYFNKPVIGTVKMQLIGENVVFEKKPSTHPSIRQWDVNGMLQVSIPYVTVPNDVEDKRNINLNITFTEQYTNRTVTKEQQITVYKHKYKVTLEEKNLEFHPVAPYKGTLIITTQDGIPASGVAVQVQVDGLDNNLVLNSTSDKKGFIGLHFDPSASTETVNVTVSIGNERLLFETIEKVKHLVNGNIEIELKSPAQLNKMLKAVVKCSTRGGFFAYFVVAKGNIVESGSYSLGQVTRHSIQLNVTEPMVPKFKIIVASLSNNIIVYDYVDVVVKEFLNNFDIRIVADKSDTFRPDNQIEFNLMGRPKAYVALASYDMSVLQHGSSHDIGLDDIWRIFEGFHTPELNKYDVFQSMGLFVRTLNELQHERAPLRSSGRTVPQGGNIESQRLVAYRTDFPESWLWKTIFLPNSGRTTIIEQLPDTTTSWYLTGFSVDPMYGFGIIKKPLQFTTDQPFYIVDNLPYSVKRGEAVLLQFTLFNTLGAEYIADVTMFNVASQIEFVGQPKVKSFKKSLNVPPNVGVPVAFLVKPKKLGDMVVRLEASIMLGMEKDALERIVRVLPESLVHTRMISNLVAHKTYANESIDIPLEFGGEPELDSIAIDFSVTPSVLTNVIENLGKLLEVPTGCGEQNMIRFVPNVVVLDYMQAISSTEYGIMEKAKRYLQTGYQNQMRYRKPNGSFGVWKHGGGSVFLTAFVGKSMKTAAKYIYVSDYQMSTAYDWLAKNQKPNGRFDEIGPVFHTDMQGGLRQGLALTSYVMIAFLEYPQQATRHPTVVQRGMQYIANNIFNTNDVYDLAIATYALWLNKHHEKSRAIDRLTELSTKLQNGQQLFWSRQSNQIETTAYALLAYVEAGKYPEGVAIMRWLVKQRYATGSFPRTQDTFVALKALTKLAEKIFPKSNNYVIKLEHAQERKEFTVNSANISFVSAERLPNTIKDLKVTFTGTGTALVQVAYQYSTNVLQSSNRFNIAVTRMDTTSSFVLKLHICSSFEPAWPGEHSNMALVEVNLPSGYVVDTNCISQATTVNPIREKEILYGATSVVLYYDNMGNERNCFVITAYRRFKVALRRPAYVKVHDYYNPNFFAITAYEVDQQELCDLCDSDECISTCPRGAGRPHV, encoded by the exons ATGTCTTTCCTATGCCGTACggcaatattttcatttttgacgCTCATTAGTGTTAGCCAGGC GGTTCTGATCGTCGGGCCGAAATCATTTCGTGCTAAAGGCGACTATACGATAGTGATTCACAACTTTTATAAAGGAGCGAATAAGGTtgatctgctgctgtgtttggAAGGTCGTGACGAGGATGAAAACGTTTTATGGAATATCACCAAATCTACTGACGTACGGAAAAACACGAATAAGCTGGTGTCTTTTAAG attCCTGATCATGTACCTCCCGGCAATTATAAACTCACCATCGATGGTCAGAATGGTTTCGAATTCCAATCCGAAGCCGAATTGATCTTCCTTAATCAAACAATAGCGGCTTTAATTCAGTTCAGCAAACCCGCCTACAAACCCGGAGATAGCGTCGAGTTCCGTGTGATAGTGCTCGATCCCGATCTGAAGTCTCCTCCAGAGGAAACGATGGTAAATGTTACGGTAAAGGATTCGATCGGTAACATCATTGGTAAATGGTCCGATGAGCCACTGTCCAGCGGAGTGTTTGACGGTCAAATGGATTTGGCAACCTCACCTCTTCCGGGGACCTACAACATCGAAGTTGAGGCAAACGATAAGAAATTGGTTTCCAAGTCGTTCGAAGTGAAGGAGTACGTATTGTCCACGTTCGACGTAAATGTCTATCCAACAACAGTGCCTCTTGAAGAGCACCAGGCGCTTAATCTTACGATAGAGGCATCCTATTACTTTAACAAGCCTGTCATCGGAACCGTGAAGATGCAGCTCATTGGGGAGAATgtggtttttgaaaaaaaaccttctacCCACCCATCTATTAGACAGTGGGATGTGAACGGAATGTTGCAGGTTAGCATCCCATACGTGACGGTCCCAAATGATGTCGAAGACAAACGGAACATCAATCTGAACATTACTTTCACCGAACAATACACAA ATCGTACGGTAACCAAGGAGCAGCAAATTACGGTGTATAAACACAAATACAAAGTTactttggaggagaaaaatcTTGAATTCCATCCTGTTGCGCCATATAAGGGTACTCTTATCATAACCACCCAGGACGGTATACCTGCTTCTGGAGTCGCTGTGCAGGTGCAAGTGGATGGTCTGGATAACAACTTGGTTTTGAACAGTACCAGTGATAAAAAGGGGTTCATCGGCTTGCATTTTGATCCCTCTGCTTCTACTGAAACGGTGAATGTAACG GTATCTATAGGTAATGAGCGGCTTCTCTTTGAAACGatagaaaaagtaaaacatttgGTCAATGGGAATATTGAGATTGAGCTAAAATCCCC TGCTCAGCTTAACAAAATGTTAAAGGCGGTCGTTAAATGCTCTACAAGAGGGGGCTTCTTCGCTTATTTTGTGGTGGCTAAAGGCAACATTGTGGAGTCTGGCTCTTACAGTCTCGGCCAGGTGACTAGACACTCGATCCAGTTGAATGTAACCGAACCCATGGTGCCAAAGTTTAAAATCATCGTAGCATCCTTATCGAACAACATTATTGTCTACGATTACGTGGATGTGGTGGTTAAGGAATTTTTAAACAAT TTTGATATTCGTATCGTCGCAGACAAGAGCGATACATTTAGACCCGATAATCAAATCGAGTTCAACTTGATGGGCCGACCAAAGGCTTATGTTGCGCTGGCATCATACGATATGAGTGTTCTACAACATGGTAGCTCACACGACATCGGACTAGATGATATTTGGAGGATATTTGAAGGATTCCATACGCCTGAATTAAACAAATACGATGTGTTTCAA AGCATGGGTTTATTTGTTCGGACATTGAATGAACTGCAACACGAAAGAG CTCCGCTCCGATCATCAGGAAGAACAGTGCCACAGGGTGGGAATATTGAATCGCAACGATTGGTAGCGTACAGAACCGACTTTCCCGAGTCGTGGTtgtggaaaaccattttccttccgaACTCCGGACGTACCACAATTATTGAACAGCTACCTGATACGACGACCTCGTGGTATTTGACCGGCTTCTCCGTTGATCCTATGTACGGATTTGGGATAATCAAGAAACCCCTGCAGTTCACTACCGATCAACCGTTCTACATTGTCGACAATTTGCCCTACTCTGTCAAGCGTGGTGAAGCAGTTCTGTTGCAGTTCACGCTGTTCAATACACTCGGAGCCGAGTATATTGCCGATGTGACGATGTTTAACGTAGCGAGTCAAATCGAATTCGTCGGTCAACCGAAAG TAAAAAGTTTCAAGAAATCCCTGAATGTTCCACCGAACGTTGGCGTTCCAGTAGCATTCCTTGTAAAGCCGAAGAAGCTGGGAGACATGGTTGTCCGTTTGGAAGCTTCGATCATGTTGGGCATGGAGAAGGATGCGCTCGAGAGGATCGTCCGTGTGCTGCCGGAAAGTTTGGTGCACACTCGCATGATCTCGAATCTGGTCGCTCACAAAACGTACGCGAATGAATCAATTGACATCCCTCTGGAATTTGGCGGCGAGCCGGAATTGGATTCGATTGCAATCGACTTCTCGGTTACCC CGAGCGTCCTTACCAACGTTATCGAAAACTTGGGCAAACTTTTGGAGGTACCGACGGGGTGCGGCGAACAAAATATGATACGCTTTGTACCCAACGTTGTAGTGCTGGACTATATGCAAGCCATCTCGTCGACGGAATACGGCATCATGGAAAAGGCAAAGAGATATCTGCAAACAGGATACCAGAACCAAATGCGGTACCGTAAGCCGAATGGTTCGTTCGGTGTCTGGAAGCATGGTGGTGGGAGCGTATTTCTTACCGCTTTTGTTGGAAAGTCGATGAAAACGGCAGCAAAGTACATCTATGTGAGTGACTATCAGATGAGCACGGCGTATGATTGGCTAGCCaagaaccaaaaaccaaacggtaGGTTTGACGAGATAGGCCCAGTCTTCCATACGGACATGCAGGGTGGACTGCGACAAGGACTAGCACTGACGTCCTACGTAATGATTGCATTTCTCGAGTATCCACAACAAGCAACAAGACATCCCACCGTAGTCCAGCGTGGGATGCAGTATATTGcaaacaacattttcaataCGAACGATGTCTACGATTTGGCCATCGCGACGTACGCATTGTGGTTGAACAAACACCACGAGAAGTCACGGGCCATAGATCGACTAACTGAACTATCGACAAAGCTACAGAACGGTCAGCAGCTCTTTTGGTCCAGACAGTCAAACCAAATCGAAACCACCGCCTACGCGCTGCTAGCTTACGTAGAGGCCGGAAAGTACCCCGAAGGAGTTGCGATTATGCGCTGGTTGGTGAAGCAACGATACGCAACGGGAAGCTTTCCACGCACCCAGGATACATTCGTCGCCCTGAAGGCGCTGACAAAGTTAGCAGAGAAGATTTTTCCAAAGAGCAATAACTATGTAATTAAGCTAGAGCATGCACAGGAGAGAAAAGAGTTTACTGTCAACTCGGCAAACATAAGTTTTGTATCGGCGGAAAGACTACCGAATACCATCAAAGACCTGAAGGTGACattcaccggtaccggtacggcTCTCGTGCAGGTCGCCTACCAATACAGCACCAATGTATTGCAATCCTCCAATCGGTTTAACATAGCGGTCACTAGAATGGACACCACTTCCAGCTTTGTGTTGAAACTACACATTTGCAGTAGCTTCGAACCGGCCTGGCCGGGTGAGCACTCCAATATGGCCTTGGTAGAGGTGAACTTACCGAGTGGTTACGTAGTGGATACCAATTGCATCAGCCAGGCAACAACCGTGAATCCAATAAGG GAAAAGGAAATTCTATACGGCGCGACATCCGTCGTTCTCTATTACGACAATATGGGCAACGAGCGCAACTGTTTCGTGATTACGGCTTACAGACGGTTCAAGGTGGCTCTCCGGCGACCGGCCTACGTGAAAGTGCACGACTATTACAACCCAA ACTTTTTCGCTATCACAGCGTATGAAGTGGACCAACAGGAGCTCTGCGATCTTTGTGACAGTGACGAGTGTATTTCTACATGCCCACGTGGTGCTGGTAGGCCTCACGTATGa